The Thermosipho affectus DNA window ATATAGCTGTATTGGAAAGTGTTAGAAAAACTTTATCTGTAGGTGGGGAGCCACTTGGAATTACCGATTGTATAAATTACGGAGATCCAGATGTTGATCCAGTTGGATTGGCGGCTATGATGAAGGGATTGAAAGATGCATGTGAGTTTTCCGGCATAGGTGTGGCAAGTGGAAATGCTTCATTGTATAATACAAATAATGGAATTCCCATACCAGCTACTATGGTAATTGGAATGGTTGGAAGGGTAGAAAAAGTTATTAAGCCAAAAATGGGAGATTTATATTTAATTGGTTGGAACGATTTTGAACTTGAAAGGGAGAAAATTCTTTGGAAAGAAATTAAAAATCAAGTTTTAAAAGGAAATTTTGTAATTTCATCTACAAGATTTGATAAAATTACATATTTAAAGAATTTAAAATTGAAGCTCCCACCACTAAATCACTCGCCTATCCATCAATTGATCTTGGTTATTGGAAAAGATGTAAAGAGTAACCTTCCCTTAAAGAAACTTACTCCGTAAATATATTTATCTTAGAAAGTGGAACAAATAAAAAACAATTTACCAATTTTTTCACACAACATGGCTTTAGTACTCAACTGGAGCCATGTTGTTTGTTTTTTTAGGTATCTCTTTTCGTTTTCGTTTAATTTTTTTGCAAGTTATCTGGGTGAAATAATATTTTCCACTCTTTAACTATCTTTTGTCTTAATATCCGTTATAGCACTTGCAAATTTTTCTATTGTCTTTTGTTTTTAAAGTTTCTTTTTTGTGATATTTTTTTGGTTTAATGAAAAAACTGGAGATATTTTTTTAATTGGAGTGTTTATGTCCGAATATTAGAGTTTATTACATTTATCCTTTATTATATTAAACTATAATAGTTAAGTATTTGATTTTATATATATTTTTTTACTGTTATAATCTTCTCTGTGAAGGGGGAGATATGATGGCGACAAGAGAATATTTTAAGATTGATGAGATTTCAGTAAATAATCCTCTTTTTTCACCAATGCGAGCGACCATTGAGACTGCTTTTTATAGAAATAATGTAGAACTTGTTACTACTCCTAAAGAAGCATATAAACTTGCAAAAAATTCTCCGGGGACTATAGTGACTAGTTGGGAAGTTTACAATCCAGAAATGCTTGGACTTGAAAGAGGCACAAAAGTATTATTATTTAATGATGGTGCGGTAACGGGTAGATATGCTGCAGGTCGAAGAATATTAGGTACAAGTGATGATAATAAATATTTGGAAATTGTCCGTGAAGCGGTTTATAATACGAGATATAAAAAAATGTACCATGGAATATCGTTTTCAGGACTTTCAGAGGAATTTATGGTGAAAAATCATATTTTAATACCTCAAGGTCATGAAATTTTACTTTATAATTGGCTGTTAAATTTTCAATATCCTTCTCAGGAATATGAGAGCATGTATAGAAAATCTTTTAGATATAACGAAGGAGATATATATATTTTTGTAGATCCTGATTGGAAACACCCAGATTTCCCATTAGGACTTGCAATTTTTGATTCAGAACACAATTGTGCAGCTATTCTTGGAATGAGATATTTTGGTGAGTTAAAAAAGGGGACCTTAACACTTGGATGGGGTATTGCAAATAGGAATGGATTTGTAGCTTGTCATGGTGGAATAAAGATATTAAAAAATGAAAAAACGGATTTTGTAGCCGCATTTTTTGGATTGTCTGGATCCGGAAAGTCAACACTTACTCATACAAAACATTCAAAATACGATGTAACTGTTTTACATGATGATGCGTTTATTATATCAACTAATTCTTTGTCATCTGTTGCACTTGAACCATCTTATTTTGATAAAACAGCAGATTATCCGTCAAATTCAGAAGATAATAAGTATTTATTATCTATACAGAACTGTGGTGTTACAAAAGATGAAAATGGTAATTTGATTCCCGTAATGGAAGATTTAAGAAATGGAAATGGAAGGGCAATAAAATCAAGGCTTTGGTCAGCTAATAGAGTTGATAAGTTTGATAGTCCTATTAGTGCGATCTTTTGGTTAATGAAGGATCCTACATTACCACCAATTGTAAAAATTGATTCTCCAAATATGGCATCGACAATGGGTGCTTTGTTAACAACAAAAAGGACATCTGCAGAAAAGTTGGATAATGATGTTGATCCAAATGCATTGGTTTTTGAACCATATGCAAATCCATTTAGAACCTATCCGTTAAAAGAGGATTATGAAAAATTTAAATTTGTATTTGAAAAAGGAGTTCAATGTTATATTTTGAATACCGGATACTTTATAAACAAGAAAGTGCCAAAACACCTAACAATACAATTGGTTGAAGATGTAGTGGAAAATAACATTGAATGGGTAAAATGGTTTGGGACTTTTTACTTTGCAAAGATTGATGGGTTTCTTCCAAATATGGAGGATAGGGAATATATTGAATCGTTGAAAAAATCGTTTTTAAAAAGAAAAGATTTCATTCTTTCGAAAAAAGGTACTAGAGATGAACTTCCAGAAGAGGTTTTAGAAGCAATTGAACAAATTATAGGGCTGCTTTGAGCAGCCCTTTTTTGTGATATAATCAGTTTGGGGGTGAAAGTGTGAAAAAATATTTATTTTTTTTGTTTTTGTTATGTGTATCCACTTTCTTTTCTATCAATGTAATGGTGTACAAAGTTGATGCTGTTTTTCCAGACCAGATGTTTAATTTTGTTGGTACGAAAAGTAATATGATATATTATTTAAAATTATTTGATGATGGTTTACAAAAGGGGTATATAGTAAAGGGCTGGTATTTTATACCAAAAAAATTTATTGAAAAAACTACTTTAAAGATCAAATTAGAAGATGAAACAATGTATATGGAAATAAAAAACAAAAAAGATGGAATTTATTCCGTAATTTCTCCGTTCCTTTTAATTTGTCCTTCAAAATCTAGAGTATATTTGGGAGATTATGAAATTGATAAGGTTGAAAAAAATACGGAGGTAGGAGCTGTTTTAATGCCAAGATTTGAAAAACAGGGAATTTATACTGGAATTGTTACTCAAAGATTTATACAGAAAGATTCGTTTAATAGTGATGATGAAATTTATGTTGTAATTTCAATGGGATTACAAAAGACAGGTGGTTATTCGCTCGTTCTTCAAGATTATACTGTTAATGAAAACAAGGTATTGATTAATTTATATTTTAAAGAGCCAGAAAAGGGAAGTATTGTTACCCAAGCATTTTCAGTTCCATCATACAGTCTAAATCTTGGAGCGTTAAAAAGCGGAGAATATACGATAAAAGTAATTGTAAAGACAAAGAAAGGAGAAATTAGTTTTTCAAAAAATATTAAAGTAAAATAGGAGGTGTGATTATTTTAGAAATTTCTCAAATAGTGAGTGAGGCGTTAAAAAACAACAAACCAGTGGTTGCGCTAGAAAGTACGGTTTTAGCCCATGGTCTTCCTTATCCTGAGAATCTGAAGGTTTTCAGAAGGTTGGAGGAATTGGTAAAGGATAATAACTGTGTTCCAGCAACTATTGGTGTGTTAAAAGGGAAAGTAAAAATTGGGATGTCAGAAGAGGAAGTGGTTGAACTTATTAAGGATAATCCTATAAAGGTGGGTACTAGGGAGTTACCATATGCAGTTTCTTTGAAAAAATCTGCGGCAACTACTGTGAGCTCTACTGCAAGACTTGCAAGTTTTGCAAATATAAAGGTATTTGCCACAGGAGGCATTGGTGGTGTTCATAGGGGAGAGTGGGATGTATCACAAGATATCATGGAACTTTCAAATACAAATATAATTGTTGTTTCGGCGGGGTGTAAATCGATATTAGATATAAGGAGGACGTTGGAATTTTTAGAAACATTTCAGGTGTTAACTTTAGGGTATAAAACAGAATATTTTCCAATTTTTTATAATGGATTGTCTGATGAGAGGATTTACAAAGTTGAAAGCACAAAAGAAATTGCAAAAATTTTTGTGACGAAAGAAAGTCTTGGAATAAAAGGTGCAATTTTAGTAGCAAATCCTATACCTAAAGTATACGAAATAGACAACGATGAAATTGAAAGATATATAGAAATAATTGAAAAAGAAATGGAAAATGTAAAGGGGAAAGAAGTGACTCCTTATATTTTAAAACGATTGGTGGAATTATCCAATGGAAGAACTTTAGAATCAAATATAAAACTTTTAGAAAATAACGTTGAACTTGCTTGTAAAATTGCGCAAAGTTTAGAATGGTGAAGTATTTGATTCTTAAATAATTTTAAAGACTTTTGAATAAAGTAATACAGGAGTGACCTTATTTTTTTGACCTGTTATATTTAAAGAAGGGGTGAAACTGTGAAAATTCTCGTAGTTTCTGATACACATGGTTCATTGAAAAATTGGAAAAAGATAAATATAGTACAAGAAGTAGATGAAATATTCCATTTGGGTGATATATTATATCATGGTCCTAGAAATCCTTTGCCCGAGGGATATGATCCAAAAAATCTAGCAGAGGAACTAAAAAATCACAAAATAAACTATATTAGAGGAAATTGTGATGCAGATGTAGATTTAAAAGTTTTGGGTGTCCAGGAAATGCCTAAGCAAAGTATAGAATATTTTGGAAAAGTACCTGTTTATTTATTTCATGGGGAAGTAATTGAAAATGATGGATTTGATTTAATTTCTTTTGCAAAGAAGCATAACGTAAAAGTAGTTTTGCATGGGCATACACATATTCCAAAAATAGAAGAAATTGATGGAATAATCGTTGCAAATCCTGGTAGTCTTTCATTACCAAAAGGTGGTTTTCCTCCTACGTATATGGTTATCGAAAAAAATAATGAAGTTGTAATAACCATATTTGATTTAAATGGTAAAGAGGTGCTAAAGAAAAAGTTATGAATAGTTATAGGACGGTCTTTGGAAGGTATGAAAAAAAGATAAATATAAAAAGATCTATTTTTATTGCAACTATTTCCCATGCTGATGATTCAGAAGAAGCAAGAGAGTTTATAAGAGAAATTTCAAGATCATACAATGATGCAACTCATAATTGTCCTGCGTATAGAGTGATAGAGCATGAGCAGATAGTGGAGTTTTCTTCAGATAACGGGGAACCTTCAGGAACTGCAGGACGTCCTATTTTAGGAGTTTTGAGGAAATTTGATTTACTAAATGTGGTTGTAGTGGTTACTCGATATTTTGGTGGTGTAAAGCTTGGAGTTAGGGGATTAATTGATGCATATTCAAGTGTTGTGGAGAAAGCTTTGGCGGAAATAAAGATAGTAAAAATGGTTCCAATAAAGGTTTATAGGATAAAAGTTGATTATAATAAATATGGAAAAGTAATGCAAGAGTTGCATTATTTAAATTTTGAAATAATAGGAACTGAATATTTTGGGAATTTTGCATATATTGATGTAAGAGGGAATGAAAATCTGAACGGGTATGAAATAGTAGAAGAGAAAACTATATTTGTTAAGGAGGAATGATTTATGTTGTCGAAAAGGGCAATTAGTGCTCCTGCAAGTCCGATTAGAAGGTTAGTACCATATGCAGATGATGCAAAAAAGAGAGGAATACATGTTTATCACTTAAACATTGGTCAACCGGATATTAAAACTCCAAAGCAGTGGTATGAATATATTGAAAAGTACAAAAAAGATGTGGTTTCTTATACACATTCACAAGGTATAAGAGAGCTTAGAGAAAAATTTTCTGAATATTATAATTTATGGAACATAACTGTGCAACCTGATGAGATAATGGTGACAAATGGTGGCAGTGAGGCAATAATGTTTGCACTCGGTGTTGTTTGTGATCCAGATGATGAAGTTATTGTTGTTGAACCTTTTTATGCAAATTATGCAGGGTTTGCCTCTTATTTAAATATAAGACTTGTGCCTGTAACTGCAAAGCCAGAGGAAGGCTATAGAATGCCTGATATAAAGGAATTTGAAAAGGTAATTTCTCCGAAAACAAAGGCAATTTTATTTTCAAATCCGTCAAATCCAACAGGTGTTGTTTATTCAAAAGAAGAATTAAAAACAATTGCAGAAGTTGCCAAAAAATACAATTTAGTGATAATTTCAGATGAGGTTTATAGGGAATTTACATTTGATGGTACACAGGCAATTTCAATGTTTAGTTTTGAAAATATAAAGGATAGACTAATTATTGTGGATAGTTTGTCGAAGAGATATAGTGCATGTGGTGCAAGAATTGGTACATTTCTTACCAAAAACAAAGAATTTTATAGAGCAGCTTTAAAATTTGCACAAGCAAGGTTATGCCCTGCTGAAATAACACAATATGGTGCATTAGGGCTTTTAGAAGCGGATGAAGAATATATGAAAGAGGTTATAAAGGAGTATAATATAAGAAGAGATATTGCATTTGAAGAAATGAGTAAGATACCTGATATAGTTGTTCACAAACCTCAAGGTGCGTTTTATCTTGCTGCTAAACTCCCAGTTGATGATTCGGAAGAATTTATAAAATGGATGCTCTCAAATTTTGAAGTAGATGGAAAAACTACTATGGTTGCACCTCTTTCAGGATTTTATGTAACACCAGGATTGGGAAAAAGTGAGATAAGAATAGCATATGTGTTGAGTGCAGAAAAGTTAAAAGATGCAATTAATATAATGGCAAAAGCGATAGAAGAATACAATAAAAGGTCCAAGTGATACTTGGACCTTTTATTGAAATCTTTTAAAAATTTTATTAACATTTCTTAGGTAATATTTTGGATCAAATATTTCTTTAATTTCATCTTCAGTTAGGTTAAATTTTTTCTTGACGGCATCTTTAAAAGAAGTTTTATTTTCCCAACAATAAAGTGCTATTTCTTGAACTTTTTTGTACGCTTCTTCTCGAGTTAAGCCTTTTTCCACAAGTTTTAATAAAACCCTTTGCGAATAAACTAACCCATTTGTAATTTCTATGTTTTTTTGTATGTTTTCCGGATAAATTACTAGGTCTTCAATTAGTTTTTGTGTTTTTATAACCATATAGTATAATGTTGTTGTTAAATCTGGAAACATATATCTTTCAACAGATGAATGGGAAATATCTCTTTCATGCCACAAAACTATATTTTCAAGTGCCGCATTAACATAACTTCTTATTATTCTGGACATACCAGTGAGTCTTTCGCATAAAATTGGGTTTTTCTTATGTGGCATGGCAGAAGAGCCTCGTTGTCCTTTTTTAAACGGTTCTTGCACTTCTAATGTTTCTGTTTTTTGTAAATGTCTGATTTCAACTGCCATTCTTTCAATAGCGCTTGCTACTAATGCAAAAACTTCAATTAAAAATGCGTGAACGTCCCTTGGAATTACTTGAGTTGCAACTTTTGTAGGTTTTAGAGAGAGGAAAGATAGGGCTAATTTTTCAATTTCTGGATCAATATTTGCATAATTTCCCACAGCACCTGAAAGTTTACCTATAGAAATTTCTTTCATGGCAAATTCCAATCTTTTTATATTTCTTTCGATTTCTGCATGCCAAGAGAGGAATTTTAATCCAAATGATGTAGGTTCGGCATGGACACCGTGCGTTCTACCAATAGTTGGTAGATCTTTAAAGTTTAATGCCTTAGTTAGGAGTATTTCTGACAACTTTTTAAGTTCTTCTATAATTAACTTTGTCGCTCTAACAAGTGCAAGACTGTTTGCAGTATCTACTATGTCAGAGGAAGTGAGTCCAAAATGGAAAAATTTTGCTTCTTCACCCATTTTTGACGTAGCTACTTTTATAAAGGCGATTACGTCGTGATCAACTACTTTCTCTACCTCTAAAATTTTATCAACGTTTATGTAAGCATTTTTTTTAGCTTTTTCATACGTTCCTTTTGGTGCTATTTTCAATTCTTCATAGGCACGTATAACCGATAGTTCTACTTCTAACCATCTTTCATACTGACTTTTTAAAGACCAAAGAGATTTTAAAGGTTCAAGAGCATATCTTTCTACCATCTGTTACCCCCCCACACATTTTTTTACGTATAAAGTATATCATTAATTAGAACTTAATATGATAATTTTAAGTAAATCTTTACAGAAAACATCACTTGATGTATAATATATATGAACAATTATTCATATATAGAGGTGATGATATGATATATGAATTGTCTGAATTTTTTAAAGTGCTAAGCGATCAAACTAGGCTGAAAATTTTACTTGCACTTTCTGAAAAGGAATGTAATGTTACTGAACTTCAAAAAATAACTAATTCAACTCAATCAACTGTTTCGCATCAATTGAGAATTTTAAGGCAGACCAATCTTGTAAGGTACAAAAAGATTGGAAGAAATGTATACTATAGGTTATATGATGAACATATTGTTGTGATTATTAAGTATGCGATAGAGCATATACAAGAGTTTGGAGGGAGTAAAAATGCATAGACATAGTCACGATATAGTAGAAAAAAAATTAGCTTTTTCTGTTGGTTTTAATTTAATTATCACAGTTTCGGAGGTAATTGGAGGTCTAATTTCAGGTAGTTTGGCACTTGTGTCAGATGCGTTGCATAATCTAAGTGATACAGGTGCGCTTTTAACGAGTTATTTTGCAAGGAAGATTTCCAAAAAGCCAAGAGATAGAAAGTATACATATGGATATAAACGTTCAGAGTTAGTTGCATCAATTATTAATATAGTTGTTTTACTTTCCATTTCCTTTACAATTATATTAGAAGGTGTGAAAAAATTGGTATATCCCAGTGAAATAAATACATTAGTTATGTTAGTGATAGCATATATTGGATTATTTGGTAATCTTTTTACCGCAGCTTTGTTATTTGCACATAGAAAAGAAAATTTAAACTTGAAATCTGCGTTTTTGCATATTTTCAGTGATATGTTTTCTTCAATTGGTATTATTGTAACTGGTTATATAATGAAATATTATAATCTTTGGATACTTGATCCTATAATTACTTTTGTTATTGCAGGTTATATAATCTTTGAATCAATTCATATACTGAAAGAATCAATTCGCATAGTTATGCAGGGAATTCCTGAAGGAGTTGATTTAGATAGAGTAAAAAAATTATTGGAAGAATTCGATTTTGTCGAAAATGTACATCACTTACATATTTGGTCTTTGGATGGTCATACCCTTTATTTGGAAACTCATGTAAAGGTAAAGGGAGAAGAATACGATAGATATCTAGGAGAAATGAAAGGGTTGTTAAAGAAGAATGGTTTTTTTCATTCTACAATTCAACTAGAATCTAAAGAGTGTAATGAAAATTGCATTGCAGATTTTTGATTGATATGTTAGAATAGTTACGGTGTCTGGGCGTAGTTCAGATGGCTAGAACGCCAGAATCGGGATCTGGAGGTCGTGGGTTCAAATCCCGCCGCCCAGACCAAATATGCCTCCTTTATAAGGAGGCATTTTTTGTTAAAAATGATAAAATAAATGTTAGGGGTGATAGTTTGCTTCTTGTTACAAAGGAATTTACATTTGATGCTGCACATAATTTGGTAAAGTATCATGGGAAATGTGAAAGATTGCATGGACATACGTATAAATTGATAGTTACAGTAGCTGGTGAAAAAGACGAAGAAGGAATGGTGATTGATTTTATTGAATTGAAAAACATAGTAAAAGAAAATGTATTGAACATTTTGGATCATTCATACATTAATGATATTATTGAGCAACCAAGTGCGGAGAATATTGCAGAATGGATATGGGAAAGGTTGACAGAAAAGTTAAAGACAGATAGGTATTTTTTATATGAAGTAAAACTTTATGAAACACCTACATCTTATGTAACGTTAAGGAGGAATTTAGATGTTTAATAAGATACCTGATAGAAGGGGAACTAATTCATATAAATGGGATCTTAAAAGAGAAGATATAATACCTCTTTGGGTTGCAGATATGGATTTTGAAGTTTCAGAAGAAATAAAAGAGGCTATTTTGAAAAGGGTAAAGCATGGAGTTTTCGGATATACATTTAGACCTGATAGTTATTACAATGCTGTAATAACATGGTTTAAAGAATATCAT harbors:
- a CDS encoding phosphoenolpyruvate carboxykinase (ATP) → MMATREYFKIDEISVNNPLFSPMRATIETAFYRNNVELVTTPKEAYKLAKNSPGTIVTSWEVYNPEMLGLERGTKVLLFNDGAVTGRYAAGRRILGTSDDNKYLEIVREAVYNTRYKKMYHGISFSGLSEEFMVKNHILIPQGHEILLYNWLLNFQYPSQEYESMYRKSFRYNEGDIYIFVDPDWKHPDFPLGLAIFDSEHNCAAILGMRYFGELKKGTLTLGWGIANRNGFVACHGGIKILKNEKTDFVAAFFGLSGSGKSTLTHTKHSKYDVTVLHDDAFIISTNSLSSVALEPSYFDKTADYPSNSEDNKYLLSIQNCGVTKDENGNLIPVMEDLRNGNGRAIKSRLWSANRVDKFDSPISAIFWLMKDPTLPPIVKIDSPNMASTMGALLTTKRTSAEKLDNDVDPNALVFEPYANPFRTYPLKEDYEKFKFVFEKGVQCYILNTGYFINKKVPKHLTIQLVEDVVENNIEWVKWFGTFYFAKIDGFLPNMEDREYIESLKKSFLKRKDFILSKKGTRDELPEEVLEAIEQIIGLL
- a CDS encoding pseudouridine-5'-phosphate glycosidase; the encoded protein is MLEISQIVSEALKNNKPVVALESTVLAHGLPYPENLKVFRRLEELVKDNNCVPATIGVLKGKVKIGMSEEEVVELIKDNPIKVGTRELPYAVSLKKSAATTVSSTARLASFANIKVFATGGIGGVHRGEWDVSQDIMELSNTNIIVVSAGCKSILDIRRTLEFLETFQVLTLGYKTEYFPIFYNGLSDERIYKVESTKEIAKIFVTKESLGIKGAILVANPIPKVYEIDNDEIERYIEIIEKEMENVKGKEVTPYILKRLVELSNGRTLESNIKLLENNVELACKIAQSLEW
- a CDS encoding protease complex subunit PrcB family protein produces the protein MKKYLFFLFLLCVSTFFSINVMVYKVDAVFPDQMFNFVGTKSNMIYYLKLFDDGLQKGYIVKGWYFIPKKFIEKTTLKIKLEDETMYMEIKNKKDGIYSVISPFLLICPSKSRVYLGDYEIDKVEKNTEVGAVLMPRFEKQGIYTGIVTQRFIQKDSFNSDDEIYVVISMGLQKTGGYSLVLQDYTVNENKVLINLYFKEPEKGSIVTQAFSVPSYSLNLGALKSGEYTIKVIVKTKKGEISFSKNIKVK
- a CDS encoding ArsR/SmtB family transcription factor, producing MIYELSEFFKVLSDQTRLKILLALSEKECNVTELQKITNSTQSTVSHQLRILRQTNLVRYKKIGRNVYYRLYDEHIVVIIKYAIEHIQEFGGSKNA
- the yfcE gene encoding phosphodiesterase — protein: MKILVVSDTHGSLKNWKKINIVQEVDEIFHLGDILYHGPRNPLPEGYDPKNLAEELKNHKINYIRGNCDADVDLKVLGVQEMPKQSIEYFGKVPVYLFHGEVIENDGFDLISFAKKHNVKVVLHGHTHIPKIEEIDGIIVANPGSLSLPKGGFPPTYMVIEKNNEVVITIFDLNGKEVLKKKL
- the queD gene encoding 6-carboxytetrahydropterin synthase QueD, producing MLLVTKEFTFDAAHNLVKYHGKCERLHGHTYKLIVTVAGEKDEEGMVIDFIELKNIVKENVLNILDHSYINDIIEQPSAENIAEWIWERLTEKLKTDRYFLYEVKLYETPTSYVTLRRNLDV
- a CDS encoding pyridoxal phosphate-dependent aminotransferase, with protein sequence MLSKRAISAPASPIRRLVPYADDAKKRGIHVYHLNIGQPDIKTPKQWYEYIEKYKKDVVSYTHSQGIRELREKFSEYYNLWNITVQPDEIMVTNGGSEAIMFALGVVCDPDDEVIVVEPFYANYAGFASYLNIRLVPVTAKPEEGYRMPDIKEFEKVISPKTKAILFSNPSNPTGVVYSKEELKTIAEVAKKYNLVIISDEVYREFTFDGTQAISMFSFENIKDRLIIVDSLSKRYSACGARIGTFLTKNKEFYRAALKFAQARLCPAEITQYGALGLLEADEEYMKEVIKEYNIRRDIAFEEMSKIPDIVVHKPQGAFYLAAKLPVDDSEEFIKWMLSNFEVDGKTTMVAPLSGFYVTPGLGKSEIRIAYVLSAEKLKDAINIMAKAIEEYNKRSK
- a CDS encoding cation diffusion facilitator family transporter → MHRHSHDIVEKKLAFSVGFNLIITVSEVIGGLISGSLALVSDALHNLSDTGALLTSYFARKISKKPRDRKYTYGYKRSELVASIINIVVLLSISFTIILEGVKKLVYPSEINTLVMLVIAYIGLFGNLFTAALLFAHRKENLNLKSAFLHIFSDMFSSIGIIVTGYIMKYYNLWILDPIITFVIAGYIIFESIHILKESIRIVMQGIPEGVDLDRVKKLLEEFDFVENVHHLHIWSLDGHTLYLETHVKVKGEEYDRYLGEMKGLLKKNGFFHSTIQLESKECNENCIADF
- a CDS encoding IMPACT family protein produces the protein MNSYRTVFGRYEKKINIKRSIFIATISHADDSEEAREFIREISRSYNDATHNCPAYRVIEHEQIVEFSSDNGEPSGTAGRPILGVLRKFDLLNVVVVVTRYFGGVKLGVRGLIDAYSSVVEKALAEIKIVKMVPIKVYRIKVDYNKYGKVMQELHYLNFEIIGTEYFGNFAYIDVRGNENLNGYEIVEEKTIFVKEE
- the purB gene encoding adenylosuccinate lyase: MVERYALEPLKSLWSLKSQYERWLEVELSVIRAYEELKIAPKGTYEKAKKNAYINVDKILEVEKVVDHDVIAFIKVATSKMGEEAKFFHFGLTSSDIVDTANSLALVRATKLIIEELKKLSEILLTKALNFKDLPTIGRTHGVHAEPTSFGLKFLSWHAEIERNIKRLEFAMKEISIGKLSGAVGNYANIDPEIEKLALSFLSLKPTKVATQVIPRDVHAFLIEVFALVASAIERMAVEIRHLQKTETLEVQEPFKKGQRGSSAMPHKKNPILCERLTGMSRIIRSYVNAALENIVLWHERDISHSSVERYMFPDLTTTLYYMVIKTQKLIEDLVIYPENIQKNIEITNGLVYSQRVLLKLVEKGLTREEAYKKVQEIALYCWENKTSFKDAVKKKFNLTEDEIKEIFDPKYYLRNVNKIFKRFQ